The Halobacterium litoreum genome includes a region encoding these proteins:
- a CDS encoding 5,10-methylenetetrahydromethanopterin reductase, whose product MRGIELTPEIPVSEVAELGALAEDAGFDSVFASCHYNNRDPFVALDRVAAATESVRVGPGVANPYETHPVKLASQVATLDEASGGRAVFGVGAGDASTLSNLGFEREKPLRRVLEAFKVAQDLWDGERVDHDGTFVARDAGLNYDAGEIPVYVGAQGPHMLRMAGKHADGVLVNASHPRDLAWSADRVAEGAEDRVVEGEVDVAAFASVSIAEDADEALAAARPPVAFIAAGAAPPVLDRHDIDRERAERIGEKIEAGEFSEAFGLVTDAMLTAFCLAGDPESVAEQLAAVGEHVDSVVAGSPLGPDRENAVRLLGEAFDAAGV is encoded by the coding sequence ATGCGCGGGATTGAACTGACGCCCGAGATTCCCGTGAGCGAGGTCGCCGAACTGGGCGCGCTGGCGGAGGACGCGGGCTTCGACTCGGTGTTCGCGTCGTGTCACTACAACAACCGCGACCCGTTCGTCGCGCTCGACCGGGTGGCGGCGGCGACCGAGTCGGTGCGCGTCGGGCCGGGCGTCGCGAACCCCTACGAGACCCACCCCGTGAAACTCGCCTCGCAGGTGGCGACGCTCGACGAGGCCAGCGGCGGGCGCGCGGTGTTCGGCGTGGGCGCTGGCGACGCGTCGACGCTGTCGAATCTCGGGTTCGAGCGAGAGAAGCCGCTCCGGCGCGTGCTGGAGGCGTTCAAGGTCGCACAGGACCTCTGGGACGGCGAGCGCGTCGACCACGACGGGACGTTCGTGGCGCGGGACGCCGGCCTGAACTACGATGCGGGCGAGATTCCCGTCTACGTCGGGGCGCAGGGCCCGCACATGCTCCGGATGGCGGGGAAGCACGCGGACGGCGTGCTGGTGAACGCGAGCCACCCCCGCGACTTGGCGTGGTCGGCGGACCGCGTCGCCGAGGGCGCCGAAGACCGGGTCGTCGAGGGCGAGGTGGACGTGGCGGCGTTTGCGTCGGTGTCGATAGCCGAGGACGCCGACGAGGCGCTCGCGGCGGCGCGGCCACCGGTGGCGTTCATCGCGGCGGGCGCGGCGCCGCCCGTGCTCGACCGGCACGACATCGACCGCGAGCGCGCGGAACGAATCGGCGAGAAAATCGAGGCGGGCGAGTTCTCCGAGGCCTTCGGCCTGGTGACCGACGCGATGCTGACGGCGTTCTGTCTCGCGGGCGACCCCGAGTCGGTCGCCGAGCAGTTGGCGGCCGTCGGCGAACACGTTGACAGCGTGGTCGCGGGGTCGCCACTCGGCCCGGACCGCGAGAACGCAGTCAGGCTACTCGGCGAGGCGTTCGACGCGGCCGGCGTCTAG
- a CDS encoding DUF7573 domain-containing protein, translated as MSDDATLDAFGDRAAESNDDGERTDPAPVTSSWRADAACSACGESAARRWTADGERVCADCVPWTTTGSEACDQ; from the coding sequence GTGTCAGACGACGCCACACTCGACGCGTTCGGCGACCGGGCGGCCGAGTCGAACGACGACGGTGAGCGCACCGACCCCGCGCCGGTGACGAGTTCGTGGCGCGCGGACGCGGCGTGTTCGGCCTGCGGCGAGTCGGCGGCGCGTCGCTGGACGGCCGACGGCGAGCGCGTCTGTGCGGACTGCGTGCCGTGGACGACAACCGGCAGCGAGGCGTGCGACCAATAA
- a CDS encoding AAA family ATPase: MTDAHDTRAVADPRTHADAPAPMSVSEASDLAHGVVENIETVIVDKRDVVEHVLTAVLGGGHVLLEDVPGVGKTMLARAVARSFDGDFRRVQFTPDLLPTDVTGVNVFNEKTREFEFQPGPVFANVLLADEINRAPPKTQSSLLEAMEEEQVTADGDTRALPDPFLVIATQNSVERDRTYELPVAELDRFMKKLSLGYPDREEEVDVLDRVVGGHPIDDIEAVAGVEDLRRARAATGAVEVSRPVKAYVTELARYTRDHAALGVSPRGSISLLRAAQGRAVLDGRDYVVPDDVQAEAREALAHRIRTEAGGTLGGEAARTLVQRALDTVNPE, from the coding sequence ATGACAGATGCACACGATACTCGCGCCGTCGCGGACCCGCGGACACACGCCGACGCCCCGGCCCCGATGTCGGTGTCGGAGGCCAGCGACCTCGCTCACGGCGTCGTCGAGAACATCGAGACGGTCATCGTCGACAAGCGCGACGTCGTCGAGCACGTCCTGACGGCCGTCCTCGGCGGCGGGCACGTCCTCCTCGAAGACGTGCCGGGCGTCGGGAAGACGATGCTCGCGCGGGCGGTCGCTCGCTCCTTCGACGGCGACTTCCGGCGCGTCCAGTTCACTCCCGACCTCCTCCCGACGGACGTGACCGGCGTGAACGTCTTCAACGAGAAGACCCGCGAGTTCGAATTCCAGCCTGGCCCCGTGTTCGCGAACGTCCTGCTCGCCGACGAAATCAACCGCGCGCCCCCCAAGACGCAGTCCTCCCTGCTCGAAGCGATGGAGGAAGAGCAGGTGACCGCCGACGGCGACACGCGCGCCCTCCCCGACCCCTTCCTCGTCATCGCGACCCAGAACTCCGTCGAGCGCGACCGCACCTACGAACTCCCGGTCGCGGAACTCGACCGCTTCATGAAGAAACTCAGCCTCGGCTACCCCGACCGCGAGGAGGAAGTGGACGTCCTCGACCGCGTCGTCGGCGGCCACCCCATCGACGACATCGAAGCCGTCGCCGGCGTCGAGGACCTGCGGCGCGCCCGCGCCGCCACGGGCGCCGTCGAGGTGTCCCGGCCCGTGAAGGCGTACGTCACGGAACTCGCGCGCTACACCCGCGACCACGCCGCGCTCGGCGTGAGCCCCCGCGGCTCCATCTCCCTGCTCCGGGCCGCACAGGGCCGCGCGGTCCTCGATGGCCGCGACTACGTGGTTCCCGACGACGTGCAGGCCGAGGCGCGCGAGGCGCTCGCCCACCGCATCCGCACGGAAGCGGGCGGCACGCTCGGCGGCGAGGCCGCGCGCACGCTCGTCCAGCGCGCGCTCGACACCGTGAACCCCGAGTGA
- a CDS encoding DUF58 domain-containing protein, which translates to MAPALTRRGQVVLAVALLGVALGYGFGGRSLNAVVVPAAALLVATHVYARSIPEPGVERVTPREGHQGDHRTVELLVDADRSYPATVRDSLADGLRGDSELATEIDGRELAYDVELARRGVHAVGPCFVTATDPFGLWEVEFVAADPQTVTVFPRVHGLDDTASLIRGYVGITDEREQFAGVREYERGDPLRDVNWKASAKHPGSLAVTEYAGEGATDRVTIAAESLGPRADSVAEAAASIAAHLLDAGVSVGVATPNGALDPASGDPHRRRVLGVLAGFQRGKLRRRRKDEAEIVVHAPESGEHVSVTVAGNDHRYEEFVGGRTSASDAEVAA; encoded by the coding sequence ATGGCGCCCGCACTCACTCGCCGCGGGCAAGTGGTGCTCGCGGTCGCCCTCCTCGGCGTCGCGCTCGGCTACGGGTTCGGCGGCCGGAGCCTGAACGCCGTCGTCGTGCCGGCGGCCGCGTTGCTCGTCGCCACGCACGTCTACGCCCGGTCGATTCCCGAACCCGGCGTCGAGCGCGTCACGCCCCGCGAGGGCCACCAGGGCGACCACCGAACCGTCGAACTCCTCGTGGACGCCGACCGGTCGTATCCGGCGACGGTGCGTGACTCGCTTGCCGACGGGCTGCGCGGAGACAGCGAACTCGCCACCGAAATCGACGGCCGCGAACTCGCGTACGACGTGGAGCTCGCGCGCCGCGGCGTCCACGCCGTCGGCCCGTGTTTCGTCACCGCGACCGACCCGTTCGGCCTCTGGGAGGTCGAATTCGTCGCGGCCGACCCGCAGACGGTGACGGTGTTCCCGCGCGTCCACGGCCTCGACGACACGGCGTCCCTGATTCGGGGCTACGTCGGCATCACGGACGAGCGCGAGCAGTTCGCGGGCGTCCGCGAGTACGAGCGCGGCGACCCGCTCCGGGACGTGAACTGGAAGGCGAGCGCGAAACACCCCGGCAGCCTCGCGGTCACCGAGTACGCCGGTGAGGGCGCGACCGACCGCGTCACCATCGCCGCGGAGTCCCTCGGGCCGCGCGCGGACTCCGTCGCGGAGGCCGCCGCGAGCATCGCCGCCCACCTCCTCGACGCCGGCGTCTCGGTCGGCGTCGCCACGCCGAACGGCGCGCTCGACCCGGCGAGCGGGGACCCCCACCGGCGGCGCGTGCTCGGCGTGCTCGCGGGCTTCCAGCGGGGGAAACTCCGGCGCCGCCGCAAGGACGAGGCGGAAATCGTCGTTCACGCGCCCGAGAGCGGCGAACACGTGTCGGTGACGGTGGCCGGAAACGACCACCGCTACGAGGAGTTCGTCGGCGGACGCACGAGCGCGAGCGACGCGGAGGTGGCGGCGTGA